From Lolium perenne isolate Kyuss_39 chromosome 5, Kyuss_2.0, whole genome shotgun sequence, a single genomic window includes:
- the LOC127303409 gene encoding ethylene-responsive transcription factor 5-like, with protein MPLRRRSASGYHGVRARPSGRFDAEILSGDERIRLGTFDTAHEVARVYDAVAWRLGHSRWTMNFHDVWTREQAEQLAPPSPVITREQQRRQRELEQRLLIVERDEALRLEWAR; from the coding sequence ATGCCTCTGCGCCGCCGCTCTGCCTCCGGCTACCACGGCGTTCGGGCGCGGCCGAGCGGCCGCTTCGACGCGGAAATCCTCTCTGGGGACGAGCGGATCCGCCTCGGCACGTTCGATACGGCGCACGAGGTGGCGCGGGTGTACGACGCCGTCGCCTGGCGCCTCGGCCACTCCCGCTGGACCATGAATTTTCATGACGTCTGGACGCGGGAGCAGGCGGAGCAGCTGGCGCCCCCGTCGCCGGTCATCACGCGCGAGCAGCAGCGCCGTCAACGGGAGCTGGAGCAGCGCCTCCTCATCGTCGAGCGCGACGAGGCCCTTCGCCTCGAGTGGGCGCGCTAA
- the LOC127299417 gene encoding rab GTPase-activating protein 22 isoform X1, giving the protein MMRRRWSKDSDADSSSSLYQLRPDCASNVPDTKFKIKVGRTLSVRKWQAAFTQQGNLHIASVLSRIQRGGVHPAIRNEVWEFLLGCFDPDSTFDERDHIRNTRRMQYARWKEQCRDMDSHVGSGKIITAPIITEDGVPIKDPLVLLEATSDQGTSQGGSTSSNNGNGVAESVDRLTDKQIIEWKLTLHQIGLDVLRTDRSMVFYEKKENLSKLWDILAVYAWIDKEVGYCQGMSDLCSPMIVLLNDEADAFWCFERLMRRLRGNFRCTQQSVGVENQLQHLASIIQVLDPKLHDHLETLGGGDYLFAFRMFMVLFRRELSFGDSLYLWEMMWALEYDPDMFSTYEEAGAATDRTQGHKPRVKPTRQFGKYERANLKNGANAVDGPVPISVFLVASVLKENSQKLLQEARGLDDLIRILNNVNGNLDAKKACEAALKLHAKYLRKMQGKKP; this is encoded by the exons ATGATGCGGCGGCGCTGGAGCAAGGACTCGGATGCCGATTCCTCAAGCTCCTTGTACCAGCTGCGCCCCGACTGCGCCAGCAACGTTCCCGACACCAAGTTCAAGATCAAG GTTGGCAGAACGCTGAGCGTTCGAAAATGGCAGGCTGCGTTCACGCAACAGGGCAACCTGCACATTGCATCTGTTCTAAGCCGGATACAGAGAGGG GGTGTGCACCCTGCGATTAGGAACGAGGTCTGGGAGTTCTTGCTTGGCTGTTTCGATCCCGATAGCACATTCGATGAGCGCGACCACATAAGGAACACCAGAAG AATGCAGTATGCTAGATGGAAGGAACAATGCAGAGATATGGATTCTCACGTGGGCAGTGGTAAAATCATCACAGCCCCGATCATAACTGAGGATGgtgtgcctattaaggacccttTGGTTCTACTCGAAGCGACTTCAGACCAGGGTACGTCGCAAGGTGGTTCGACCAGCAGCAACAATGGAAATGGGGTGGCTGAGTCTGTGGACCGTCTGACAGATAAACAAATTATCGAGTGGAAACTCACATTGCACCAAATTG GTCTTGATGTTCTGCGCACTGACCGATCCATGGTGTTCTATGAGAAGAAAGAAAATCTCTCCAAGTTGTGGGATATTCTAGCTGTGTACGCGTGGATCGACAAAGAAGTTGGTTATTGTCAAG GAATGAGTGATTTATGCTCACCGATGATAGTGTTACTCAATGATGAAGCAGACGCATTTTGGTGCTTTGAGAGATTGATGCGGAGACTG CGAGGGAATTTCAGATGCACACAGCAATCTGTTGGGGTTGAGAACCAGCTTCAGCACCTTGCTTCTATCATTCAGGTGCTGGACCCAAAGTTACATGACCACCTAG AAACACTTGGCGGGGGTGATTATCTCTTTGCATTCCGTATGTTCATGGTGTTGTTTCGGCGTGAATTGTCATTTGGGGACTCCTTGTACCTCTGGGAG ATGATGTGGGCTCTAGAATATGATCCTGACATGTTCTCCACATATGAAGAGGCCGGGGCTGCAACTGACAGAACTCAAGGGCATAAGCCAAGAGTAAAGCCGACCCGTCAGTTTGGCAAGTACGAGAGGGCGAACTTGAAGAATGGTGCAAACGCTGTTGATGGCCCTGTCCCTATCTCTGTTTTCCTGGTTGCTAGTGTTCTGAAGGAGAACAGCCAGAAGCTCCTGCAAGAAGCCCGAGGGTTAGATGACCTTATAAGG ATACTGAACAATGTTAACGGGAACTTGGATGCAAAGAAGGCTTGCGAGGCTGCActgaaacttcatgcgaagtacctTAGAAAG ATGCAGGGAAAGAAACCCTAA
- the LOC127299417 gene encoding GTPase-activating protein GYP7 isoform X2: MQYARWKEQCRDMDSHVGSGKIITAPIITEDGVPIKDPLVLLEATSDQGTSQGGSTSSNNGNGVAESVDRLTDKQIIEWKLTLHQIGLDVLRTDRSMVFYEKKENLSKLWDILAVYAWIDKEVGYCQGMSDLCSPMIVLLNDEADAFWCFERLMRRLRGNFRCTQQSVGVENQLQHLASIIQVLDPKLHDHLETLGGGDYLFAFRMFMVLFRRELSFGDSLYLWEMMWALEYDPDMFSTYEEAGAATDRTQGHKPRVKPTRQFGKYERANLKNGANAVDGPVPISVFLVASVLKENSQKLLQEARGLDDLIRILNNVNGNLDAKKACEAALKLHAKYLRKMQGKKP; encoded by the exons ATGCAGTATGCTAGATGGAAGGAACAATGCAGAGATATGGATTCTCACGTGGGCAGTGGTAAAATCATCACAGCCCCGATCATAACTGAGGATGgtgtgcctattaaggacccttTGGTTCTACTCGAAGCGACTTCAGACCAGGGTACGTCGCAAGGTGGTTCGACCAGCAGCAACAATGGAAATGGGGTGGCTGAGTCTGTGGACCGTCTGACAGATAAACAAATTATCGAGTGGAAACTCACATTGCACCAAATTG GTCTTGATGTTCTGCGCACTGACCGATCCATGGTGTTCTATGAGAAGAAAGAAAATCTCTCCAAGTTGTGGGATATTCTAGCTGTGTACGCGTGGATCGACAAAGAAGTTGGTTATTGTCAAG GAATGAGTGATTTATGCTCACCGATGATAGTGTTACTCAATGATGAAGCAGACGCATTTTGGTGCTTTGAGAGATTGATGCGGAGACTG CGAGGGAATTTCAGATGCACACAGCAATCTGTTGGGGTTGAGAACCAGCTTCAGCACCTTGCTTCTATCATTCAGGTGCTGGACCCAAAGTTACATGACCACCTAG AAACACTTGGCGGGGGTGATTATCTCTTTGCATTCCGTATGTTCATGGTGTTGTTTCGGCGTGAATTGTCATTTGGGGACTCCTTGTACCTCTGGGAG ATGATGTGGGCTCTAGAATATGATCCTGACATGTTCTCCACATATGAAGAGGCCGGGGCTGCAACTGACAGAACTCAAGGGCATAAGCCAAGAGTAAAGCCGACCCGTCAGTTTGGCAAGTACGAGAGGGCGAACTTGAAGAATGGTGCAAACGCTGTTGATGGCCCTGTCCCTATCTCTGTTTTCCTGGTTGCTAGTGTTCTGAAGGAGAACAGCCAGAAGCTCCTGCAAGAAGCCCGAGGGTTAGATGACCTTATAAGG ATACTGAACAATGTTAACGGGAACTTGGATGCAAAGAAGGCTTGCGAGGCTGCActgaaacttcatgcgaagtacctTAGAAAG ATGCAGGGAAAGAAACCCTAA
- the LOC127299418 gene encoding thylakoid lumenal 17.9 kDa protein, chloroplastic, translating to MNMMTRWALLASSSILGAAEAPSSSATPATTRRALLLFSTSPFTLAAVAAAAAQPSSTPYSQSRTLQLGLDNNGKIRTCPSTNPGCVCTNPTVGASSSVASPLIIPDATSADAAAQSLRQAISKTQKNVVFKVDQQTPHGHYIQAEVDGGFGRDVMEYLVRKDAGVVAYRCIATKVTFIYPFTTAIGDSRGQAQRVDAVAQELGWYAPDISSSIDFDDVST from the exons ATGAACATGATGACGCGGTGGGCCTTGTTGGCTTCTTCTTCCATTCTTGGCGCAGCCGAAGCTCCCAGCTCGTCTGCTACTCCGGCCACGACCAGGAGAGCACTCCTGCTCTTCTCCACCTCACCTTTCAccctcgccgccgtcgccgcagcAGCAGCTCAGCCCTCCTCCACTCCCTACTCCCAATCGAGGACCCTGCAGCTCGGCCTCGACAACAACGG GAAGATCAGGACATGCCCTTCCACCAATCCGGGCTGCGTGTGCACCAACCCCACCGTCGGCGCCTCCTCCTCCGTCGCCTCCCCGCTCATCATCCCGGACGCTACCTCCGCCGACGCTGCCGCTCAA TCGTTGCGTCAGGCCATCAGCAAGACACAGAAGAATGTCGTCTTCAAAGTTGATCAGCAGACTCCTCACG GCCACTACATCCAGGCGGAGGTGGACGGCGGCTTTGGCCGGGACGTGATGgagtacctggtcaggaaggacgCCGGCGTGGTGGCCTACCGTTGCATCGCCACCAAGGTCACCTTCATCTACCCCTTCACCACCGCCATCGGTGACTCGCGGGGGCAGGCGCAGAGGGTCGACGCCGTCGCACAGGAACTCGGGTGGTACGCGCCAGACATTTCATCCTCCATCGACTTCGACGATGTTTCGACCTGA
- the LOC127299419 gene encoding protein CTR9 homolog: protein MASVYIPVQGTEEEVRVALDHLPQDASDILDILKAEQAPLHLWLIIAREYFKQGKIEQFRQILEEGSGPEIDEYYAEVKYERIAILNALGAFHTFFGKAERAPQKEAHFKEATQYYNRASRIDETEPSTWIGKGQLCVAKGELQMASDSFKIVLDEDGDNFPALLGQASVYFLMGDAEQQHKKALECYRNSLDLYKRALRAYTDCPPAVRLGIAFCRYKLGQLDRARQAFERVLQLDPESVDALVALAIMDLQTNEAGGIRRGMEKMGRAFEIYPYCTLALNHLANHYFFTGQHFVVEQLTETALSSSNHGLLKSQSYYNLARSYHSKGDIETAGRYYMASVKEINKPQDFVLPFVGLGQIHLKFGDYKRSLASFEKVLEVHPENCESLKAIGNIYTNLGENDKAIETFKKVTRIDPKDHQAFVELGELLVESDWAAAMEYLKTARSLLKKASEKIPVELLNGIGLLYFEKAEFELAEQSFKEALGDGIWVSMMDGSVGRSMVSWSVQYRDQTFFHQLEEQMPVELPCDKVTTLFNYARLLEELQDTVKASLLYRLIIFKYPDYIDAYLRLAAIAKGKNNIQLSIELIGDALKINSKYPNALSMLGSLELQSDENWLTAKERFRDAKDATGGKDPYSLLQLGNWNYFAANRPEKKASKFEATHREKAKELFLNVLKQNQSNMFAANGIGILHAEKAQWDIAKELFTQVHEAASGSIFVQVPDVWINLAHIYFAQGLFQQAVKTYQNCLRKFFYNTDATILLYLARTHYEAEQWQECRNSLLRAIHLAPSNYLLRFNVGVSMQKFSASTLQKTKRTADEVRATVSELENAIRVFSLLSVASTYHSHGFDERKIETHVEYCKHLLDAAKVHRDAAEQAEQQTKQRLEVTRQIALADEARRRAEEQRKFQLERRKQEDELKQVMQQEQHFERVKEQWKHSSNSAGKRKDRSKHDDEDGESGKRRRKGGKRRKDQKTKMQYEEEEEDQYRNEPEEDDYATMTGGDRSGKAPDHLLAAAGLEDSDAEDDTGHPQTAIERKRRSAWSESDDDEPARRPVEPSPRADEPSE, encoded by the exons ATGGCGAGCGTGTACATCCCGGTGCAGGGCACGGAGGAGGAGGTGCGGGTGGCGCTGGACCACCTCCCCCAGGACGCCTCCGACATCCTCGACATCCTCAAGGCCGAGCAAGCCCCTCTCCACCTCTGGCTCATCATCGCG AGAGAATACTTCAAGCAAGGAAAGATAGAACAATTCCGACAGATTCTTGAGGAAGGATCCGGCCCTG AAATTGATGAGTATTATGCTGAAGTGAAGTACGAGCGGATAGCCATCCTTAATGCTCTGGGTGCTTTCCATACTTTCTTCGGAAAGGCCGAGAGAGCACCGCAGAAGGAAGCGCATTTCAAGGAGGCCACCCAGTACTACAATAGGGCATCCAGGATAGATGAAACTGAGCCGTCTACATGGATTGGAAAAGGTCAACTCTGTGTGGCCAAGGGTGAGCTGCAAATGGCATCCGACTCGTTCAAGATTGTGTTGGATGAGGATGGGGATAATTTCCCAGCTCTTCTTGGTCAGGCTTCGGTTTATTTCCTGATGGGTGATGCGGAACAGCAACACAAAAAGGCTTTGGAATGTTACAGGAACTCGTTAGATCTCTATAAGAGAGCTCTGCGGGCCTATACAGATTGTCCTCCTGCTGTAAGGCTTGGGATTGCTTTTTGTCGATACAAACTTGGCCAGCTAGACAGGGCTCGACAAGCTTTTGAACGAGTTTTGCAGTTGGACCCTGAAAGTGTTGACGCACTAGTAGCACTTGCAATCATGGACTTGCAAACAAATGAGGCCGGTGGCATTCGCAGAGGGATGGAAAAAATGGGAAGAGCCTTTGAAATCTATCCTTATTGCACTTTGGCACTCAACCACCTAGCCAACCATTATTTCTTTACTGGCCAGCATTTTGTGGTTGAGCAACTGACTGAGACTGCTCTCTCTTCAAGCAATCACGGGCTACTGAAATCACAGTCCTACTATAACTTGGCCAGATCATACCATAGTAAGGGGGACATTGAGACTGCTGGACGGTATTATATGGCATCTGTCAAAGAAATCAATAAACCGCAAGACTTTGTGTTGCCATTTGTTGGACTTGGTCAAATACATCTGAAATTTGGTGACTACAAACGTTCCTTAGCTAGCTTCGAGAAAGTTCTGGAGGTACACCCTGAAAATTGTGAAAGTCTAAAGGCCATTGGGAACATCTACACAAACTTAGGTGAAAATGACAAAGCCATAGAAACCTTCAAGAAAGTTACGCGGATTGATCCAAAAGATCACCAGGCATTTGTTGAACTCGGTGAATTGTTGGTGGAATCAGATTGGGCTGCTGCCATGGAATACTTGAAAACAGCACGTAGTCTCCTAAAGAAGGCAAGTGAGAAAATACCTGTTGAGTTGCTCAATGGAATTGGACTTCTTTATTTTGAAAAGGCGGAGTTTGAGCTGGCTGAACAAAGCTTTAAGGAGGCACTAGGAGATGGTATCTGGGTTTCAATGATGGATGGGAGCGTTGGTAGATCTATGGTTAGCTGGAGTGTACAGTACAGGGATCAGACTTTCTTTCACCAACTTGAAGAACAAATGCCTGTTGAGTTACCTTGCGATAAGGTCACCACATTGTTTAACTATGCAAGATTACTGGAAGAGCTTCAGGATACTGTGAAAGCCAGCCTCCTTTACCGTCTCATTATTTTCAAGTACCCGGACTACATTGATGCCTATCTGAGGCTAGCGGCTATTGCAAAAGGAAAAAACAATATTCAACTGAGCATTGAGCTGATAGGTGATGCTCTGAAGATAAATAGTAAGTATCCGAATGCACTGTCTATGCTTGGAAGTCTTGAACTCCAGAGTGATGAAAACTGGCTCACTGCAAAGGAACGTTTCCGTGATGCTAAAGATGCTACTGGGGGAAAAGACCCATACTCTTTGCTTCAGCTGGGGAACTGGAACTACTTTGCTGCCAATCGCCCAGAGAAAAAGGCCTCAAAATTTGAGGCTACTCATAGGGAGAAAGCAAAGGAGCTATTTTTGAATGTACTAAAGCAGAATCAGAGTAATATGTTTGCTGCAAATGGTATTGGAATCTTACATGCCGAGAAAGCCCAATGGGATATTGCCAAGGAGTTATTTACCCAGGTACATGAGGCTGCATCAGGAAGTATATTTGTTCAGGTACCTGATGTATGGATCAATTTGGCTCATATATATTTTGCTCAAGGCCTTTTTCAACAAGCAGTTAAGACGTACCAAAATTGCCTGCGGAAGTTCTTCTACAACACAGATGCAACTATACTCCTATACCTTGCCCGAACACATTATGAAGCTGAACAATGGCAAGAGTGCCGGAACTCTTTGCTGAGAGCTATACATTTGGCTCCATCCAATTATTTGTTACGGTTTAATGTCGGCGTTTCAATGCAGAAGTTCTCAGCTTCTACTCTACAGAAGACAAAAAGAACAGCTGATGAGGTTCGTGCAACAGTGAGTGAGCTTGAGAATGCCATCAGGGTATTCAGCCTGTTGTCTGTTGCATCGACGTACCATTCCCATGGTTTCGATGAGAGGAAAATAGAAACGCATGTGGAGTATTGCAAACATTTACTTGATGCTGCAAAGGTTCACCGTGATGCAGCTGAACAAGCTGAGCAGCAAaccaagcaaaggttggaagttaCCCGTCAAATTGCTTTGGCTGATGAAGCTCGCCGGAGGGCTGAAGAACAGAGGAAGTTTCAGCTAGAAAGAAGGAAGCAAGAGGATGAATTAAAGCAAGTAATGCAACAGGAGCAGCACTTTGAGCGTGTCAAGGAACAATGGAAACATTCCAGCAACAGCGCTGGCAAGAGGAAGGATAGATCCAAGCATGATGATGAAGATGGGGAAAgtgggaagaggaggaggaagggtgGCAAGAGGAGGAAGGATCAGAAGACAAAGATGCAatacgaggaagaggaagaggatcaaTACAGAAATGAACCAGAAGAAGATGATTATGCAACTATGACTGGTGGTGACAGGTCAGGGAAAGCCCCCGATCACCTTCTTGCGGCTGCTGGTCTTGAAGATTCTGACGCCGAAGATGATACGGGACATCCCCAGACTGCAATAGAGCGAAAGAGACGATCAGCATGGTCAGAATCTGATGATGATGAACCAGCGCGGAGGCCAGTGGAACCTAGCCCACGCGCGGACGAACCGAGTGAATGA